A segment of the Verrucomicrobiota bacterium genome:
CGTCGTCGCGCCACAGCGACGCGAACCGACCGCGCGCGAGCCGCTTCTGAAAGATGCACAGCCCGGTGCCGTCCCACATGAGCACTTTGCAGGCGTCGCGGCGCTGGTTCACGAACAGGAACAACTCGCCGCTGAGCGGGTCCCGGCCCAGGCCGGTCTTCACCAGGCCGAACAAGCCGTCGTAGCCTTTCCGGAGATCCGTCGGGCGCGGATACGCGTACGCGCGGATCGCGCGCGTCGTCCCGAGGATCATCCGAGCACGCGCACGAGCTCGATCGCGTCCGCAAGCGAGAGCCC
Coding sequences within it:
- the tnpB gene encoding IS66 family insertion sequence element accessory protein TnpB; translation: MILGTTRAIRAYAYPRPTDLRKGYDGLFGLVKTGLGRDPLSGELFLFVNQRRDACKVLMWDGTGLCIFQKRLARGRFASLWRDDAAAARLTASELALFIEGCDLIGRRTLSPEAVVAKSLVTDREM